One part of the Nymphaea colorata isolate Beijing-Zhang1983 chromosome 8, ASM883128v2, whole genome shotgun sequence genome encodes these proteins:
- the LOC116259434 gene encoding protein SMALL AUXIN UP-REGULATED RNA 51-like codes for MLLQRGRLAKMSLSKLKLKPALFRVANLESSFCSPKSVLLGEDMDSGDEAGDRDLFHVVPKGCFAVYVGKEGGMRRFVIPLSYLNHAIFQDLLKKAEEEFGFSSSGGIRLPCGSLLFEHILWMLENDDPMIKNLKLDDLMNFYGDEDCGPSAHESVSLI; via the coding sequence ATGCTGCTGCAAAGAGGGAGACTGGCTAAGATGAGCTTGAGCAAGTTGAAATTGAAGCCTGCTCTCTTCCGAGTTGCCAATCTTGAATCGTCCTTTTGTTCGCCGAAGTCCGTCCTCTTGGGCGAAGACATGGACTCCGGCGATGAAGCTGGCGACCGTGACTTATTCCACGTTGTGCCCAAGGGTTGCTTCGCCGTGTACGTTGGCAAGGAGGGCGGGATGAGGAGATTCGTGATCCCCCTCAGCTACCTGAACCACGCCATCTTCCAGGACTTGCTGAAGAAAGCAGAGGAAGAATTCGGTTTCTCCAGCAGCGGAGGGATCAGACTTCCCTGTGGATCCCTTCTCTTCGAGCACATCCTGTGGATGCTCGAGAATGACGACCCCATGATCAAGAATCTCAAGCTGGACGACCTCATGAACTTTTACGGCGACGAAGATTGCGGCCCATCAGCCCATGAGTCGGtttctttgatttga